The Candidatus Binatia bacterium sequence TTTGAGATTTTTGATGCCGGTCCGGTCGCGCTCGCGCCGCTCCAACTCGGAGATCTGCGACCGCGCGTCGGTCCGCAGGAGAATGCACTCGGCGAGATCCGGATCGGCCTCGGGCCGGATCGCTCCGCCGTCGACGATCTGCGCGGGCGGGTCGTCGACGAGCGTCGCTTGCAGATCGGCGAGCATCTCGTCGAAATCGCCGATGCGCTCGACGATTGCCCGGAGCGACGCGGGCGCGGCCTGCCGCAGCGGCCGCAAGATCTCGAGCGTCCGCCGAAGCGAAGCCAGGTCGCGCGGCGTCGCGCGGCGATAGCGAGCCTTCTGCGCGATCCGCTCGAGATCGAACGCGCCTTTGAGGATCTCGCGAATCGTTTCGCGGCGGGCGTGCTCGGCGATGAGCGCGGCGACGGCCTCCTGGCGGGCCGCGATCGCGTCGCGATCGACGAGCGGTGCGACGATCCAGCGCGCCAGCATGCGGGATCCCATCGATGTGACGCAGAGGTCGAGCGTTGCAAGCAGCGTCGCGCGGGGATTCGCCCCCTGCGCGCGCGTCAACTCGAGGTTCTTCCGCGTGGCGGGATCGAGATCGACGAACTGCCGGCGGCGATAGAATTGCGGCTCGGCCGCGTCGCTCGCGCCGTTGGTGACGCCGGTTCGGCGCACGAACGCGCCGAGAGCCTCGAGCGCACGGTGCATCGCAAGCGATTCGTCGAGCGAGAAGCCGTCGATGCCCGCGCGGCTGCGCGCGTCGACGACGCCGAGGCCGGGCGTTGCGAGACGCGCACCGAGGCCTTCAACCGCCGTCGCCAGCGTCGCGCGCACCTCGGCGGGAACGTCGGCGACGATCTCCGAGGGCCCGATCCGCGCCAGCTCCGCAAGCAGCTCGTCGTAGGCATCGTCGCCGCCGATCGCCGTCGCGGCGGCGTAACTCGTCGAGACGTCCGCGTACGCCAGCGCGATCGTATCGTCCACCATCGCGACCGCGGCGAGATAGTTGTTCTGTTTGCTTTCGAGCAGCTGGTCTTCGATCAACGTCCCGGGCGTGACGAGCCGGACGACCTCGCGCCGAACGAGGCGATTCGGCTGCGGGATCTCCAACTGCTCGGCGAGGGCCACGATGAACCGTTGCTGCACGAGCTTCGCGAGGTATCCGGAGAGCGCGTGGTGCGGAACGCCCGCCATCGCAACGCGCTTGCCCGCGCCGGCCTCCTTGCTCGTCAGCGCGATCTGCAAGGCGCGGGCCACAATCTCCGCGTCCTCGCCGTAGGCTTCGTAGAAATCGCCGACCCGCGAGAGCAGAACCGCTTCGGGGTGCTTCGCCTTCATCCCGAAGTACTGCTCGAGCATCGGCGAGAACTTGGCGCCGGCCGCCATCTAGGCCGCCACCTAGATGAGGCTGAGCACCGGGCGCGGCACCGGCGTGCCGGCCGCATCGAACCGCTGCGCGCGAGCGACAACCCTTCCGGCGCACCCCCAGACGTGCGCCGTCTCGACCGCGACGTCGAGCCACGGCGAGTCCGCATACGGATGCGCCTCGTCAGCCCGCGCTTGCGGATAGTCCGGCGGCTTCGGCGCGACGATCGTCACGTTGTCGAGCGCCTTGGCGGTCAATCGCGCCGGGTCTTTCTTCGAATCGCCGGAGATCAGCGCGCGAACGGTCTGCCCCAGCTTCCGATCGTGATAGGCTCGGGTCGCCGCGTTGAGCGCGTTGACGAGCCGCGTGAAGCGGTCGTGGGCGACCTCGCGGCTTACCTGCTCCCAACGCGCCGCCGGGGTGCCGCGCCGTATCGAGTAGATAAAGGTAAAGGCGTTCGCGAAGACGCCGCTGCCCGCATAGGCGAGCGTCTGCTCGAAATCGGCCTCGCTCTCGCCGGGGAAGCCGACGATGAGGTCGGTCGTAATCGCCGCCTGCGGTATGCGCGCGCGAATCGCCCGAACGACCTCGTCGAACTTCGCGAGGGTATATTTGCGGTTCATCCGCCGCAGGACGGCGTCGCTTCCGGATTGGAGCGGAAGGTGGATGCGCGGATTGAGCTGCGGTATCGCCGCGAGATCGTCGAGGATCTTCTCGGTAAAATCCTTTGGGTGCGGCGAGATGAACGTCAAGCGTTCGAAATTCGGCAGCCGCGCAACGGTCGCGCAGAGGTCGCCGAAGTCCGCGCCCGTCGCGGGATCGCGCCATGCGTTGACGGTCTGTCCGACGAGGGTGATGTCGCGCGCGCCCGCCGCGATTCGCGACGACGCCTCGGCAACGATCGCGGTGGCCGGACGGTGATCGAAGCGGCCGCGCACCTGTGGAACGATGCAGAAGGTGCAGTAGTACGAGCATCCCCGCTGGACGTTGACGAAGGCGCGCAGGTGCGAGAAGGGCCCGGCGATGCCGCCGGCCGTTCCGCCGAGCGCGAAGCGCAGCATGTCGTCGGTCGCAGCGTCGGACGTCGCCGCAACGTCGTTTCGGAACGTCGGCTTCCACGCCGCGAGCTGATCGCCGAGCCTCGCGAGCTCGCGCGTGCCGAAGATCGCGTCGACATGAGGGGCGAGGCGCCGCATGCGATCGCGGTCCTGCTCGGCGAGGCAGCCGGTCACGACGAGGCGCCGGCGGCGGTCTCCGCCGGTGAGAGCCTTGAAGTGGTTCATCCGGCCGTAAGCGCGCCGTTCCGCGCTATCGCGAACGGTGCAGGTGTTGAGAACGAGGACGCTCGCTTCTTCCGCCGCCGAGGCGATCGTGTAGCCAGCCTCGGCCGCTCGCTCGACGATGTAACGAGAATCGGCCTCATTCATCTGACAGCCGAAGGTTTCGATGTAGACGCTGGGCATGCTCGGAGAACGCAGTTCGCGAAGGGGCCGAGATGCTCCACCCGGCGACGGTCGCAATCGTGGGTCGGCCGAACGTCGGCAAGAGTGCGCTCTTCAACCGTCTGATCGGCCGCCGGCTGGCGATCGTCGAGGACAGCCCCGGCGTCACGCGCGATCGGCTCTACGCCCTGTGCGAGTGGCGCGCCCGCGAATTTAGCCTCGTGGACACCGCCGGCATCGATCCCGGGGCCGACGTCGCGCACGGCGCGGAGCTCGCCGAGGCAACGCGCCGCCAGGCGGAAGCGGCCGCCGACGAAGCCGACCTCATCATGATGGTCGTGGACGCGCAAACGGGACTGCATCCCCTCGACGACGACGTCGCGCGCATCCTCCGCCGCAAGCAGAAACCGATCGTGCTCGTCGCCAACAAGGCCGAGGCTGCCGATGCCGCCGCCGCGGTTCACGCCGAGTTCGGGCGACTGGGTTTCGGCGAGCCGATCGCCGTTTCGGCGATCCACGGCGAAGGCACCGGCGACTTACTCGACCGCATCGTGGAGCGATTGCCGCCGCAGCCCGCCGAAGCGTTCGACGCGGCAGAGCTCGCGCTCGCCGTAATCGGACGCCCGAACGTCGGCAAGAGCTCGCTGGTCAACTCGCTGCTCGGCGAAGAACGGTCGCTCGTTTCGCAGATTCCGGGAACGACTCGCGACGCGGTCGACGGCATCTTCGACTGGCACGACCGCGCGTACCGTCTCGTCGATACGGCCGGCTTTCGAAAGAAGCCCGAGGCGCACGGCGCGATCGAGTACTACGCCGCGCTCCGCTCGCTCGCAGCGATCGCGCGCTGCGACATCGCGCTGCTCGTCTTCGATGCGATGAGCGGCATCATGGCGCAGGATCGCCGTCTCGCGGGGATCGCGATCGAAGAACGCAAGGGGCTCATCGTCGTCGGAAACAAGTGGGATCTCGTGCGCGAGCAGGGCGGCGACTTCAGCCAAGGCGAGCTTTCCAACGTCATACGCGAGCAGTTGCCGTTTGCAACGTTCGCGCCGATCACGTTTCTCTCGGCGAAGACGCAGCGCCGGCTCGGCAGCCTGATGCCGCTCGTCGCACGCGTAGCCGAGAATCTCGATCGCCGCATTCCGACGCCGGAGCTCAACACGCTGATCCGCCGCGCGGTCCTCGCGCATCCGCCGCAAGTGACCGGCGGGAGGGTCTTCCGGATCTACTACGCATCGCAACCGGCAACGCACCCGCCGCTCTTCCTCTTCCACTGCAACGACCCCGAGCTTGTGCAGTCGCACTACAAGCGCTTTCTAGAGAACACGATCCGCCGTCACGCCGATTTCGAAGGCGTCCCGCTCTCCCTCGAGTTTCGCGCGCGGCGCGAACGCGACGAGGAGCCGGCATGAGCGATACCGGTCTCTCGATCGCCGCCTTCCTTTGCGCGCTCCTGATCGGCTCGATTCCGTTCGGATATATCGTCGGCCGGCTCTTCTATGGCGTGGACATCCGCCGTGCGGGCTCCGGGAACATCGGCGCGATGAACGCGCTACGCACGCTCGGACGCGCCGGTGCGGCGCTCGTGTTGCTGCTCGACGCGCTCAAAGGCTTCGTGCCGACGATGTTCGCGCTCGTCTTATTCAATGGTACGCTCGCGTCGCTGACGGCGGCGGGCGCGGTGCTCGGCCACTGCTTCTCTCCGTGGCTCCGCTTTCGCGGCGGCAAAGGCGTCGCAACATCGTTCGGAGCAATCTTCGCGCTCTGCTGGCCGGCGGGACTCGTTGCCGTCGGCGGATGGTGTCTCGGCGCGGCGCTGACCGGATACTCCTCGGTCGGCTCGATCCTCGGCAGCGTCCTCGCGCCAATCGCGATTTGGTCGTTCGGCGCCGGGGTGCCCGAGACGGCGTACGGCGTCTTTGCCGCGCTGCTGATCCTTTTCACGCATCGCGAGAACGTTCGTCGCCTGCGCGAGGGAACCGAAAGCTCGATCCGAGCCGCCAAGCCACTCCCTTGACTTCGGGACGGCCGACCAGGGCTTGCTCCATCGCGGCCCGTACTGTCTGGGACGCATGATATCGTCAAACGATCTCCGTAACGGCGTGACCATCGTCGTGGATGGCCAGCTCTGGACGGTCATCGAGTTCCTCCACGTGAAGCCCGGGAAGGGTTCGGCCTTCGTCCGCACGCGCTTGAAGAACGTCAAGAGCGGCACGACGCTCGAGCGCACGTTCCGCGCGGGTGAGAAGCTCGAGCGCGCAGTCGTCGACAACCGCCAGATGCAGATGCTCTACAACGATGCCGACGGCTACCACTTCATGGACCAGCAGACGTTCGAGAACGTCACGCTGCAGCGCGACATCATCGGAGATCCGGCGGATTTCCTGAAGGACGGGATGGTCGTAGACGTCCAGTTCCACGATGGAACGGCGATCGGCGTGGACCTGCCCGCACACGTGGAACTGCTGATCGTCGAGACCGATCCCGGGTTCCGCGGCGACACCGCGACGAACACGACGAAGCCGGCGAAGCTCGAGACCGGCGCGACCGTCAACGTGCCGCTCTTCGTCGAGACCGGCAACGTCATTCGCATAGACACGCGCGACCGCCGCTACATCGGCCGCGCCAACTAAAGCGCGCGGCGCCGAGTGCGCTTAGCACTGGAGCTTTTCTCGGCCGCCTTCTTCGCGAGCGTCTTCGGCTCGATGGTAGGCCTCGGCGGCGGGTTCGTCCTCGTTCCGATCCTCCGGCTCTTCTTAGGCTTCTCGCCGGCGTACGCCGCGGGAACCTCGCTCGTCCTCATCGTCGCCAACAGCGCGAGCGGCGCGGTCACGTATCTGCTGCAGAAGCGCGTCCATCTCAAGATCGGTCTGCTCATTGCGGCGGGCGGTCTGCCGGGCAGCATACTCGGCGCGATCGCCTCCGTTCACATTTCGGCGCGGCTCTTCGATACGGTCCTCGCCGCGATACTCGTCGTCGTCGCGATCGACATGGCGTGGAACGCCGAACGGCGGCTGGCGGGGCGCGTCGAGCACGAGCGCATCGAGTCGCTCAAGGGCATGTCGTATCGCGCCGCGTTCGCGCTCGGGTTCGTCGTCGGGATCTTCTCGAGTCTCTTTGGGCTCGGCGGCGGCATCGTGCTCGTCCCGACGTTCCTTTACTTCTCCGAGTTGCCGGCGCACGCGATCAGCGCGACGTCGCACTTCGCCATCCTGCTCACCTCGCCGGTAGGGCTCGCCGTCCACATCTTCCAGCGCGATATCGTCGGGCGCGACGTCGTGCCACTCGTCGCGGGCGGCCTGCTCGGCGGGCCGGTTGGAGCGCGGCTCTCGCTGCGCCTAAAATCCCCGCAGCTCCTCATCATCGTCGCCATCGCGCTCGTCACCGCGGCGGTGACGCTCGTCTGGCGCCAGCTCTAGATTTCGAAAACGCTCTCTACGTCGCCGGGAGCTGGCGCAGACCGACGGGCGTTCCCTCGGGATTCTTGACGATCGCGATCAACAAGCCGTAACCGACGTCGGTGACGTCCTGAACGAGTTCCGCGCCGGCTGCGGTAAGACTCGCCAGCGAGGCTTTGATGTCGGGGATGTCCACGTAAGCAAGCGCGGCCGGCGGACCGCCGTCGCCTCGCTTCGGAACGAGGCCGATCTCGAAATCCCCGGCTTTGAAGCCGACGTACGGTTTGCCCTCGACGTACGGCTCGGTACCGAGCAACGTCGTGAAGAACGCTTTCGCCTTCGGCACGTCCGCGACGGAGTAGACGATGAGACGAACTGTATTCATTGCGTGCTCCTGCTCCCAGATGGTTGCCGCTTCCTGTCCGCCGCAGCCGCAGCGCGTGCCGCCTTGACCGGAACAAACCGGCCCGGCGAAACTACCCCAGACGTTCGGTGTGGCGCAAGTGGTCGGCGCCGGTATGCCGCCTGCAGCGCAACCCTTTTTAGTCCTGCGGGGTAGAGGGGCTTGTAAGCGCCATTTTTCGAGTGGTCGATGAGTAGCGCACCCACCGAAAGATAGGTATCGCCATCCCCATATTTCCAGAGCTTCCCCTGGATGCCGCCATACGTCGCGGCATCGAAGACCTCCACTATGTAGAGCCCACGCCCATCCAGCGCAACGCTATTCCCGTTGCCCTTGCCGGCCGCGACGTCTTTGCGAGCGCTCCAACCGGCAGCGGCAAAACCGCGGCCTTTGGCATTCCGCTGCTCCAGAACTTGCTCGAGCGG is a genomic window containing:
- the mutS gene encoding DNA mismatch repair protein MutS — translated: MAAGAKFSPMLEQYFGMKAKHPEAVLLSRVGDFYEAYGEDAEIVARALQIALTSKEAGAGKRVAMAGVPHHALSGYLAKLVQQRFIVALAEQLEIPQPNRLVRREVVRLVTPGTLIEDQLLESKQNNYLAAVAMVDDTIALAYADVSTSYAAATAIGGDDAYDELLAELARIGPSEIVADVPAEVRATLATAVEGLGARLATPGLGVVDARSRAGIDGFSLDESLAMHRALEALGAFVRRTGVTNGASDAAEPQFYRRRQFVDLDPATRKNLELTRAQGANPRATLLATLDLCVTSMGSRMLARWIVAPLVDRDAIAARQEAVAALIAEHARRETIREILKGAFDLERIAQKARYRRATPRDLASLRRTLEILRPLRQAAPASLRAIVERIGDFDEMLADLQATLVDDPPAQIVDGGAIRPEADPDLAECILLRTDARSQISELERRERDRTGIKNLKVKYASPLGYAIEIGKSYTGAVPPEYLRKQTLSTGERYVTPELKELEIAIATAQTRQERLERDLFDALLERIAAKADDLSQAATAIAELDALAALAQCAAERGYVRPSFVEESIVSIEDGRHPVMEAILHAKFVPNDLELHAGEQRFVLLTGPNMGGKSTYLRQAGLLAIMAQIGSYVPAKRMELGVIDRIFTRIGAGDDLASGESTFYMEMAEAANILRRSTQRSLLLIDEVGRGTGTLDGLAIAQAICEFLLGLEEQAPLVLFATHFHELCALKEHWKLVANFHITAVENTARDGSPVFSHRVQPGSSSRSFGIEVARMAGLPEAVVERAKDIADELSGHADIEARIPLRKKLPKRSSERQLSFLG
- a CDS encoding MiaB/RimO family radical SAM methylthiotransferase, with amino-acid sequence MPSVYIETFGCQMNEADSRYIVERAAEAGYTIASAAEEASVLVLNTCTVRDSAERRAYGRMNHFKALTGGDRRRRLVVTGCLAEQDRDRMRRLAPHVDAIFGTRELARLGDQLAAWKPTFRNDVAATSDAATDDMLRFALGGTAGGIAGPFSHLRAFVNVQRGCSYYCTFCIVPQVRGRFDHRPATAIVAEASSRIAAGARDITLVGQTVNAWRDPATGADFGDLCATVARLPNFERLTFISPHPKDFTEKILDDLAAIPQLNPRIHLPLQSGSDAVLRRMNRKYTLAKFDEVVRAIRARIPQAAITTDLIVGFPGESEADFEQTLAYAGSGVFANAFTFIYSIRRGTPAARWEQVSREVAHDRFTRLVNALNAATRAYHDRKLGQTVRALISGDSKKDPARLTAKALDNVTIVAPKPPDYPQARADEAHPYADSPWLDVAVETAHVWGCAGRVVARAQRFDAAGTPVPRPVLSLI
- the der gene encoding ribosome biogenesis GTPase Der, translated to MLHPATVAIVGRPNVGKSALFNRLIGRRLAIVEDSPGVTRDRLYALCEWRAREFSLVDTAGIDPGADVAHGAELAEATRRQAEAAADEADLIMMVVDAQTGLHPLDDDVARILRRKQKPIVLVANKAEAADAAAAVHAEFGRLGFGEPIAVSAIHGEGTGDLLDRIVERLPPQPAEAFDAAELALAVIGRPNVGKSSLVNSLLGEERSLVSQIPGTTRDAVDGIFDWHDRAYRLVDTAGFRKKPEAHGAIEYYAALRSLAAIARCDIALLVFDAMSGIMAQDRRLAGIAIEERKGLIVVGNKWDLVREQGGDFSQGELSNVIREQLPFATFAPITFLSAKTQRRLGSLMPLVARVAENLDRRIPTPELNTLIRRAVLAHPPQVTGGRVFRIYYASQPATHPPLFLFHCNDPELVQSHYKRFLENTIRRHADFEGVPLSLEFRARRERDEEPA
- the plsY gene encoding glycerol-3-phosphate 1-O-acyltransferase PlsY — its product is MSDTGLSIAAFLCALLIGSIPFGYIVGRLFYGVDIRRAGSGNIGAMNALRTLGRAGAALVLLLDALKGFVPTMFALVLFNGTLASLTAAGAVLGHCFSPWLRFRGGKGVATSFGAIFALCWPAGLVAVGGWCLGAALTGYSSVGSILGSVLAPIAIWSFGAGVPETAYGVFAALLILFTHRENVRRLREGTESSIRAAKPLP
- the efp gene encoding elongation factor P, with amino-acid sequence MISSNDLRNGVTIVVDGQLWTVIEFLHVKPGKGSAFVRTRLKNVKSGTTLERTFRAGEKLERAVVDNRQMQMLYNDADGYHFMDQQTFENVTLQRDIIGDPADFLKDGMVVDVQFHDGTAIGVDLPAHVELLIVETDPGFRGDTATNTTKPAKLETGATVNVPLFVETGNVIRIDTRDRRYIGRAN
- a CDS encoding sulfite exporter TauE/SafE family protein, whose translation is MRLALELFSAAFFASVFGSMVGLGGGFVLVPILRLFLGFSPAYAAGTSLVLIVANSASGAVTYLLQKRVHLKIGLLIAAGGLPGSILGAIASVHISARLFDTVLAAILVVVAIDMAWNAERRLAGRVEHERIESLKGMSYRAAFALGFVVGIFSSLFGLGGGIVLVPTFLYFSELPAHAISATSHFAILLTSPVGLAVHIFQRDIVGRDVVPLVAGGLLGGPVGARLSLRLKSPQLLIIVAIALVTAAVTLVWRQL
- a CDS encoding VOC family protein, producing MNTVRLIVYSVADVPKAKAFFTTLLGTEPYVEGKPYVGFKAGDFEIGLVPKRGDGGPPAALAYVDIPDIKASLASLTAAGAELVQDVTDVGYGLLIAIVKNPEGTPVGLRQLPAT